Proteins found in one Serratia plymuthica genomic segment:
- the rplN gene encoding 50S ribosomal protein L14 → MIQEQTMLNVADNSGARRVMCIKVLGGSHRRYAGIGDVIKITIKEAIPRGKVKKGDVLKAVVVRTKKGVRRPDGSVIRFDGNACVILNNNSEQPIGTRIFGPVTRELRNEKFMKIISLAPEVL, encoded by the coding sequence ATGATCCAAGAACAGACTATGCTGAACGTGGCCGACAACTCCGGTGCACGTCGCGTAATGTGTATCAAGGTTCTAGGTGGCTCGCACCGTCGCTACGCAGGCATCGGCGACGTCATCAAAATTACCATCAAGGAAGCAATTCCTCGCGGTAAGGTGAAGAAAGGCGATGTGCTGAAGGCGGTAGTGGTGCGCACCAAGAAGGGTGTACGTCGCCCGGACGGTTCTGTCATTCGCTTCGATGGTAATGCATGCGTTATTTTAAACAATAACAGCGAGCAACCTATCGGTACGCGTATTTTTGGGCCGGTAACTCGTGAACTGCGTAATGAGAAGTTCATGAAAATTATCTCTCTGGCACCAGAAGTACTCTAA
- the rplX gene encoding 50S ribosomal protein L24, with product MAAKIRRDDEVIVLTGKDKGKRGKVKNVLSAGKVIVEGINLVKKHQKPVPALNQPGGIVEKEAAIQVSNIALFNTATGKADRVGFRFEDGKKVRFFKSNSVTIK from the coding sequence ATGGCAGCGAAAATCCGTCGTGATGACGAAGTTATCGTGCTTACCGGGAAAGACAAAGGTAAACGCGGTAAAGTAAAAAATGTCTTGTCTGCTGGCAAGGTCATTGTTGAAGGTATCAACCTGGTTAAGAAACATCAGAAGCCGGTTCCGGCCCTGAACCAACCAGGTGGCATTGTTGAAAAAGAAGCTGCTATTCAGGTTTCTAACATTGCTCTCTTCAACACGGCTACCGGTAAGGCTGACCGTGTAGGCTTTAGATTCGAAGACGGCAAAAAAGTCCGTTTCTTCAAGTCTAACAGCGTAACTATCAAGTAA
- the rplE gene encoding 50S ribosomal protein L5: MAKLHDYYKDEVVKQLMSQFDYNSVMQVPRVEKITLNMGVGEAIADKKLLDNAAADLAAISGQKPFITKARKSVAGFKIRQGYPIGCKVTLRGERMWEFFERLISIAVPRIRDFRGLSAKSFDGRGNYSMGVREQIIFPEIDYDKVDRVRGLDITITTTAKSDDEGRALLAAFNFPFRK; this comes from the coding sequence ATGGCGAAACTGCATGATTACTACAAAGACGAGGTAGTCAAACAACTGATGTCTCAGTTTGATTACAATTCTGTCATGCAAGTCCCTCGGGTCGAGAAGATCACCCTGAATATGGGTGTTGGTGAAGCGATCGCTGACAAGAAACTGCTGGATAACGCAGCAGCCGATTTGGCAGCAATCTCCGGTCAAAAGCCGTTCATCACCAAAGCACGCAAATCTGTTGCAGGCTTCAAAATCCGCCAGGGCTATCCGATCGGCTGTAAAGTAACTCTGCGTGGCGAACGCATGTGGGAGTTCTTTGAGCGTCTGATTTCCATTGCTGTTCCACGTATCCGAGACTTCCGTGGCTTGTCCGCTAAGTCATTCGATGGCCGTGGTAACTACAGCATGGGTGTGCGTGAGCAAATCATCTTCCCAGAAATCGACTACGACAAAGTCGATCGTGTTCGTGGCTTGGATATTACCATTACCACTACTGCGAAATCTGATGATGAAGGCCGCGCACTGTTGGCTGCTTTTAACTTCCCGTTCCGCAAGTAA
- the rpsN gene encoding 30S ribosomal protein S14, whose amino-acid sequence MAKQSMKAREVVRVKLADKYRAKREELKAIISGVNSSDEDRWDAVLKLQTLPRDSSPSRQRKRCRQTGRPHGYVGKFGLSRIKLREAAMRGEVPGLKKASW is encoded by the coding sequence ATGGCTAAGCAATCAATGAAAGCACGCGAAGTCGTTCGCGTGAAACTGGCTGACAAGTACCGCGCTAAACGCGAGGAATTGAAAGCTATCATTTCTGGTGTGAACTCATCCGACGAAGATCGTTGGGATGCTGTTCTCAAGCTGCAAACTCTGCCGCGTGATTCCAGCCCGTCTCGTCAGCGTAAACGCTGCCGCCAAACTGGCCGTCCACATGGTTATGTGGGCAAATTCGGGTTGAGCCGTATCAAGCTACGTGAAGCCGCTATGCGCGGTGAAGTACCAGGCTTGAAAAAGGCTAGCTGGTAA
- the rpsH gene encoding 30S ribosomal protein S8, with the protein MSMQDPIADMLTRIRNGQAANKVAVTMPSSKLKVAIANVLKEEGFIEDFKIEGDTKPVLELVLKYFQEKAVVESIQRISRPGLRIYKKKDELPKVMAGLGIAVISTSKGVMTDRAARQAGLGGEIICYVA; encoded by the coding sequence ATGAGCATGCAAGATCCGATCGCGGATATGCTGACCCGTATCCGTAACGGTCAAGCCGCGAACAAAGTTGCGGTCACCATGCCTTCCTCCAAGCTGAAAGTGGCAATTGCCAACGTGCTGAAGGAAGAAGGTTTTATTGAAGATTTCAAAATCGAAGGCGACACCAAGCCTGTACTGGAATTGGTACTGAAGTACTTCCAGGAAAAGGCAGTGGTAGAAAGCATTCAGCGAATCAGCCGTCCAGGTCTGCGCATCTATAAGAAAAAAGATGAGCTGCCTAAAGTTATGGCCGGTTTGGGTATTGCTGTTATTTCTACCTCTAAAGGTGTTATGACCGATCGTGCAGCTCGCCAAGCTGGTCTTGGTGGCGAGATTATCTGCTACGTAGCTTAA
- the rplF gene encoding 50S ribosomal protein L6: MSRVAKAPVVIPAGVEVKLNGQVISIKGKNGELTRTVHDAVEVKQEANALTFAPREGFANAWAQAGTTRALLNAMVVGVTDGFTKKLQLVGVGYRAAVKGNVVNLALGFSHPVDHQLPAGITAECPSQTEIVLKGADKQVIGQVAADLRAYRRPEPYKGKGVRYADEVVRTKEAKKK; this comes from the coding sequence ATGTCTCGTGTTGCAAAAGCACCCGTCGTCATTCCTGCCGGCGTAGAGGTAAAACTCAACGGTCAGGTTATTTCGATTAAGGGTAAGAACGGCGAGCTGACTCGTACTGTCCACGACGCCGTTGAAGTGAAGCAAGAAGCTAACGCACTGACTTTCGCTCCACGCGAAGGTTTTGCTAACGCATGGGCCCAAGCGGGTACTACGCGCGCTCTGCTGAACGCAATGGTAGTTGGTGTTACCGACGGCTTCACCAAAAAGCTTCAACTGGTAGGTGTTGGTTATCGTGCTGCTGTTAAAGGCAACGTGGTGAATTTAGCCCTGGGCTTCTCTCACCCTGTCGATCACCAGCTGCCAGCAGGTATTACTGCTGAATGCCCTAGCCAAACTGAAATCGTGCTGAAAGGCGCTGATAAACAAGTTATTGGCCAGGTTGCTGCAGATCTGCGTGCCTACCGCCGTCCTGAGCCTTACAAAGGCAAGGGTGTCCGTTACGCCGACGAAGTCGTGCGTACCAAAGAGGCTAAGAAGAAGTAA
- the rplR gene encoding 50S ribosomal protein L18, whose translation MDKKSARIRRATRARRKLKELGATRLVVHRTPRHIYAQVIAPNGSEVLVAASTLEKAITEQLKYSGNKDAAAAVGKTLAERALEKGISKVSFDRSGFQYHGRVQALADAAREAGLQF comes from the coding sequence ATGGATAAGAAATCTGCTCGTATCCGTCGTGCGACCCGCGCACGCCGTAAGCTCAAAGAACTGGGTGCAACCCGCCTGGTGGTACATCGTACCCCGCGTCACATTTACGCACAGGTAATTGCTCCAAATGGTTCTGAAGTACTGGTAGCAGCTTCTACTTTAGAAAAAGCTATCACTGAGCAACTGAAGTATTCCGGTAACAAAGACGCAGCAGCTGCCGTAGGTAAAACTCTGGCTGAGCGCGCGTTGGAAAAAGGGATCTCTAAAGTATCCTTTGACCGTTCCGGTTTCCAATATCATGGTCGAGTCCAGGCACTGGCAGATGCTGCCCGTGAAGCTGGCCTTCAGTTCTAA
- the rpsE gene encoding 30S ribosomal protein S5, producing the protein MAHIEKQAGELQEKLIAVNRVSKTVKGGRIFSFTALTVVGDGNGRVGFGYGKAREVPAAIQKAMEKARRNMMNVALNSGTLQHPVKGAHTGSRVFMQPASEGTGIIAGGAMRAVLEVAGVHNVLAKAYGSTNPINVVRATIDALANMKSPEMVAAKRGKSVADILG; encoded by the coding sequence ATGGCTCACATCGAAAAACAAGCTGGCGAACTGCAGGAAAAGCTGATCGCGGTAAACCGCGTATCTAAAACCGTAAAAGGTGGCCGTATTTTCAGCTTTACCGCACTGACAGTAGTTGGTGATGGTAACGGTCGCGTTGGTTTTGGCTACGGCAAAGCACGCGAAGTTCCGGCAGCGATCCAGAAAGCGATGGAAAAAGCCCGTCGCAACATGATGAATGTCGCGCTGAACAGCGGCACCCTGCAGCATCCTGTTAAAGGTGCTCATACGGGTTCCCGTGTGTTCATGCAGCCGGCTTCCGAAGGTACCGGTATTATTGCCGGTGGCGCAATGCGCGCCGTCCTGGAAGTCGCTGGGGTGCACAACGTATTGGCTAAAGCTTATGGTTCCACCAACCCGATCAACGTGGTTCGTGCAACTATTGATGCTTTGGCAAATATGAAGTCCCCTGAAATGGTCGCTGCCAAGCGTGGTAAATCCGTTGCAGACATTCTGGGGTAA
- the rpmD gene encoding 50S ribosomal protein L30, producing MAKTIKVTQVRSSIGRLPKHKATLLGLGLRRIGHTVEREDTPAVRGMINLVSYMVKVEE from the coding sequence ATGGCTAAGACTATCAAAGTAACACAAGTTCGCAGCTCCATTGGCCGTCTGCCGAAGCATAAAGCTACACTGCTCGGTCTGGGTCTGCGTCGTATTGGTCACACCGTAGAGCGCGAGGATACTCCTGCTGTACGCGGTATGATCAACCTGGTTTCCTACATGGTTAAAGTTGAGGAGTAA
- the rplO gene encoding 50S ribosomal protein L15 encodes MRLNTLSPAEGAKHAPKRVGRGIGSGLGKTAGRGHKGQNSRSGGGVRRGFEGGQMPLYRRLPKFGFTSRKAMITAEVRLSELALVEGDVIDLNALKAANVVGIQIEFVKVMLSGEVARPVTLRGLRVTKGARAAIEAAGGKIEE; translated from the coding sequence ATGCGTTTAAATACTCTGTCTCCGGCTGAAGGTGCCAAGCATGCGCCGAAGCGTGTAGGTCGTGGTATTGGTTCTGGCCTGGGTAAAACCGCCGGTCGTGGTCACAAAGGTCAGAACTCTCGTTCTGGCGGTGGCGTACGTCGTGGGTTTGAAGGTGGTCAGATGCCTTTATATCGTCGTTTGCCGAAATTCGGCTTTACCTCTCGCAAAGCTATGATCACGGCAGAAGTTCGTCTGTCTGAGCTGGCTCTTGTTGAAGGCGACGTAATCGACCTGAACGCGCTGAAAGCCGCTAACGTTGTTGGTATCCAGATCGAGTTCGTGAAAGTTATGCTTTCTGGCGAAGTCGCTCGTCCGGTTACCCTGCGTGGTCTGCGTGTCACCAAAGGCGCTCGTGCTGCTATCGAAGCTGCTGGCGGTAAAATTGAGGAATAA
- the secY gene encoding preprotein translocase subunit SecY, whose product MAKQPGLDFQSAKGGLGELKRRLLFVIGALIVFRIGSFIPIPGIDATVLAKLLEQQRGTIIEMFNMFSGGALSRASIFALGIMPYISASIIIQLLTVVHPALAEIKKEGEAGRRKISQYTRYGTLVLAIFQSIGIATGLPNMPGMQGLVLNPGFAFYFTAVVSLVTGTMFLMWLGEQITERGIGNGISIIIFAGIVAGLPPAVAHTIEQARQGDLHFLLLLLVAVLVFAVTFFVVFIERGQRRIVVNYAKRQQGRRVYAAQSTHLPLKVNMAGVIPAIFASSIILFPATIASWFGGGTGWNWLTTISLYLQPGQPLYVLLYASAIIFFCFFYTALVFNPRETADNLKKSGAFVPGIRPGEQTAKYIDKVMTRLTLVGAMYITFICLIPEFMRDAMKVPFYFGGTSLLIVVVVIMDFMAQVQTLMMSSQYESALKKANLKGYNR is encoded by the coding sequence ATGGCTAAGCAACCAGGATTAGATTTTCAAAGTGCTAAAGGCGGGCTCGGCGAGCTGAAGCGCAGACTTTTGTTTGTAATCGGCGCGCTGATTGTCTTCCGTATCGGCTCTTTTATTCCGATTCCTGGTATCGATGCCACTGTGCTTGCCAAATTGCTCGAGCAGCAGAGAGGCACTATCATTGAAATGTTTAACATGTTCTCTGGTGGTGCCCTCAGCCGTGCTTCAATCTTTGCTCTGGGGATCATGCCGTATATTTCGGCATCGATCATTATCCAGCTGTTAACGGTGGTACATCCAGCGTTGGCAGAAATTAAGAAAGAAGGGGAGGCTGGCCGTCGCAAGATTAGCCAGTACACCCGTTACGGTACGCTAGTGTTGGCTATATTCCAGTCAATCGGTATTGCTACCGGTTTACCGAATATGCCTGGTATGCAGGGTCTGGTGTTAAATCCAGGCTTTGCATTCTACTTTACTGCAGTAGTTAGCTTGGTTACCGGGACAATGTTCCTGATGTGGCTGGGTGAGCAGATTACTGAACGCGGTATCGGTAACGGTATCTCGATCATTATCTTTGCGGGTATCGTAGCGGGACTTCCGCCGGCAGTAGCCCATACCATTGAGCAAGCTCGGCAAGGCGACCTGCACTTCCTCCTGTTGCTGTTGGTTGCAGTATTAGTGTTTGCAGTAACCTTCTTCGTTGTTTTCATCGAACGTGGTCAACGTCGTATCGTCGTTAACTATGCGAAACGTCAACAAGGGCGTCGTGTTTATGCAGCACAGAGCACACACTTACCGTTGAAAGTGAACATGGCAGGGGTTATCCCGGCAATCTTCGCTTCCAGCATTATTCTGTTCCCAGCCACGATCGCATCATGGTTTGGGGGCGGTACCGGTTGGAACTGGCTGACAACGATTTCGCTGTATTTGCAGCCAGGGCAACCGCTTTATGTGTTACTCTATGCATCTGCAATCATCTTCTTCTGTTTCTTTTACACGGCGTTGGTTTTCAACCCGCGTGAAACAGCAGATAACCTGAAGAAGTCCGGTGCCTTCGTACCAGGAATTCGTCCGGGAGAGCAAACGGCGAAGTACATCGATAAAGTAATGACGCGTTTAACCCTGGTGGGCGCGATGTACATTACTTTCATCTGCCTGATCCCGGAGTTCATGCGTGATGCAATGAAAGTACCATTCTACTTTGGTGGTACCTCGCTACTGATCGTGGTTGTCGTCATCATGGACTTTATGGCTCAAGTGCAAACTCTGATGATGTCAAGTCAGTACGAGTCTGCATTGAAGAAAGCAAACCTGAAAGGCTATAACCGCTAG
- the rpmJ gene encoding 50S ribosomal protein L36 has translation MKVRASVKKLCRNCKIVKRNGVVRVICSAEPKHKQRQG, from the coding sequence ATGAAAGTTCGTGCTTCCGTCAAGAAATTATGTCGTAACTGCAAAATCGTTAAGCGTAACGGTGTCGTTCGTGTGATTTGCAGCGCCGAGCCGAAGCATAAACAGCGTCAAGGCTGA
- the rpsM gene encoding 30S ribosomal protein S13, translating to MARIAGINIPDHKHTVIALTSIFGIGKTRSQSICASTGIAENVKISELSEEQIEQLREAVAKFTVEGDLRREVTLSIKRLMDLGTYRGLRHRRGLPVRGQRTKTNARTRKGPRKPIKK from the coding sequence GTGGCCCGTATAGCAGGCATTAACATTCCTGATCATAAACATACCGTTATCGCCTTAACGTCGATCTTCGGAATCGGTAAGACCCGTTCACAGTCTATCTGTGCATCTACGGGTATTGCTGAAAATGTTAAGATCAGTGAGCTGTCTGAAGAGCAAATTGAACAGCTGCGTGAAGCAGTCGCCAAATTCACTGTAGAAGGTGATTTGCGTCGTGAAGTTACCCTGAGCATCAAGCGTCTGATGGATCTTGGTACTTACCGTGGTTTGCGTCATCGTCGTGGTCTGCCAGTTCGCGGTCAGCGTACGAAGACCAACGCACGTACCCGTAAGGGTCCGCGTAAACCAATCAAGAAATAA
- the rpsK gene encoding 30S ribosomal protein S11 codes for MAKAPVRTRKRVRKQVSDGVAHVHASFNNTIVTITDRQGNALGWATAGGSGFRGSRKSTPFAAQVAAERCADAVKEYGIKNLEVMVKGPGPGRESTIRALNAAGFRITNITDVTPIPHNGCRPPKKRRV; via the coding sequence ATGGCAAAGGCACCTGTTCGTACACGTAAGCGTGTAAGAAAACAAGTCTCTGACGGCGTGGCTCATGTCCATGCTTCTTTCAACAACACCATTGTAACTATTACCGATCGTCAGGGTAATGCATTGGGTTGGGCAACTGCCGGTGGTTCTGGTTTCCGTGGTTCTCGTAAGTCAACTCCGTTTGCAGCTCAGGTTGCAGCAGAACGTTGTGCTGACGCAGTAAAAGAATACGGTATCAAGAACCTGGAAGTTATGGTTAAGGGACCGGGTCCGGGTCGCGAATCAACTATTCGTGCTCTGAACGCCGCTGGTTTCCGCATCACTAATATTACTGATGTGACTCCTATCCCTCACAACGGTTGTCGTCCGCCGAAAAAGCGCCGCGTATAA
- the rpsD gene encoding 30S ribosomal protein S4 encodes MARYLGPKLKLSRREGTDLFLKSGVRAIDTKCKIEQPPGQHGARKPRLSDYGVQLREKQKVRRMYGVLERQFRNYYKEAARLKGNTGANLLQLLEGRLDNVVYRMGFGATRAESRQLVSHKAIMVNGRVVNIASYQVSPNDVVSIREKAKKQSRVKASLELAEQREKPTWLEVDAAKMEGVFKRMPERTDLSADINEHLIVELYSK; translated from the coding sequence ATGGCAAGATATTTGGGTCCTAAGCTCAAGCTTAGCCGCCGTGAGGGCACAGACCTGTTCCTGAAGTCTGGCGTTCGCGCGATCGATACCAAGTGTAAAATTGAGCAACCGCCTGGTCAACACGGTGCGCGTAAACCGCGTCTGTCTGACTACGGTGTACAGTTACGTGAAAAGCAAAAAGTTCGCCGTATGTACGGTGTTCTGGAACGTCAATTCCGTAACTATTATAAAGAAGCAGCACGCCTGAAGGGCAACACCGGTGCAAACCTGTTGCAACTGCTGGAAGGTCGTCTGGACAACGTTGTTTACCGTATGGGCTTCGGCGCTACTCGTGCAGAGTCACGTCAGTTGGTTAGCCACAAAGCAATTATGGTAAATGGTCGCGTTGTTAACATCGCTTCTTATCAGGTATCTCCGAATGACGTAGTCAGCATCCGCGAGAAAGCTAAAAAGCAATCTCGTGTTAAAGCTTCTCTGGAGCTGGCTGAGCAGCGTGAAAAGCCGACTTGGCTGGAAGTTGATGCTGCTAAGATGGAAGGCGTGTTCAAGCGTATGCCTGAACGTACCGATCTGTCTGCGGACATTAACGAACACCTGATCGTCGAGCTTTACTCCAAGTAA
- a CDS encoding DNA-directed RNA polymerase subunit alpha, with protein sequence MQGSVTEFLKPRLVDIEQVSSTHAKVTLEPLERGFGHTLGNALRRILLSSMPGCAVTEVEIDGVLHEYSTKEGVQEDILEILLNLKGLAVRVQGKDEVILTLNKSGIGPVTAADITHDGDVEIVKPQHVICHLTDENAAISMRIKVQRGRGYVPASARIHSEEDERPIGRLLVDACYSPVERIAYNVEAARVEQRTDLDKLVIEMETNGTIDPEEAIRRAATILAEQLEAFVDLRDVRQPEVKEEKPEFDPILLRPVDDLELTVRSANCLKAEAIHYIGDLVQRTEVELLKTPNLGKKSLTEIKDVLASRGLSLGMRLENWPPASIADE encoded by the coding sequence ATGCAGGGTTCTGTGACAGAGTTTCTAAAACCGCGCCTGGTAGATATCGAGCAAGTCAGTTCGACGCACGCCAAGGTGACCCTTGAGCCTTTAGAGCGTGGCTTTGGCCATACTCTTGGCAACGCACTGCGCCGTATTCTGCTTTCATCTATGCCGGGTTGCGCGGTGACCGAGGTTGAGATTGATGGTGTACTGCATGAGTACAGCACCAAAGAAGGCGTACAGGAAGATATCCTGGAGATCCTGCTCAACCTGAAAGGGCTGGCGGTGAGAGTTCAAGGCAAAGACGAAGTTATTCTTACCCTGAATAAATCTGGCATTGGCCCTGTGACCGCTGCCGACATCACCCATGATGGTGATGTCGAAATCGTCAAGCCTCAGCATGTGATCTGCCACCTGACCGATGAGAACGCTGCTATCAGCATGCGTATCAAAGTTCAGCGCGGTCGTGGTTACGTGCCGGCTTCTGCCCGAATTCATTCGGAAGAAGATGAGCGCCCGATCGGTCGTCTGTTGGTTGACGCCTGCTATAGCCCTGTAGAGCGTATTGCCTACAATGTTGAAGCAGCGCGTGTAGAACAGCGTACTGACCTGGACAAGCTGGTTATCGAAATGGAAACCAATGGCACGATCGATCCTGAAGAGGCGATCCGCCGTGCGGCAACCATCCTGGCCGAACAACTTGAAGCATTCGTTGACCTGCGTGATGTACGTCAACCGGAAGTTAAAGAAGAGAAACCAGAATTCGATCCGATCCTGCTGCGCCCTGTTGACGATCTGGAATTGACTGTCCGCTCTGCTAACTGCCTTAAGGCAGAAGCTATCCACTACATCGGTGATCTGGTACAGCGTACCGAGGTTGAGTTGCTGAAAACGCCGAACCTGGGTAAAAAATCTCTTACCGAGATTAAAGACGTGCTGGCTTCACGTGGTCTGTCACTGGGCATGCGCCTGGAAAACTGGCCACCGGCAAGCATTGCTGACGAGTAA
- the rplQ gene encoding 50S ribosomal protein L17, with protein MRHRKSGRQLNRNSSHRQAMFRNMAGSLVRHEIIKTTLPKAKELRRVVEPLITLAKTDSVANRRLAFARTRDNEIVAKLFNELGPRFASRAGGYTRILKCGFRAGDNAPMAYIELVDRAESQAEVATAE; from the coding sequence ATGCGCCATCGTAAGAGTGGTCGTCAACTGAACCGTAACAGCAGCCACCGCCAGGCTATGTTCCGTAACATGGCCGGCTCTTTGGTTCGTCATGAGATCATCAAGACGACCCTGCCAAAAGCGAAAGAGCTGCGTCGCGTTGTTGAGCCGCTGATTACTCTTGCCAAGACCGACAGCGTAGCTAATCGTCGTCTGGCATTCGCCCGTACTCGTGATAACGAGATCGTGGCAAAACTGTTTAACGAGCTGGGCCCGCGTTTTGCGAGCCGTGCCGGTGGTTACACTCGCATTCTGAAGTGTGGCTTCCGCGCAGGCGACAACGCGCCGATGGCATACATCGAGCTGGTTGATCGTGCTGAGTCTCAAGCAGAAGTGGCAACTGCAGAGTAA
- a CDS encoding DUF1992 domain-containing protein: MWLLDQWAERHILDAQEKGEFDDLPGQGQPLVLDDDSAVPAELRSGFRLLKNAGYLPPELEDRKEALTLAKLLQEIGSQHADYAELSKRMALLEHRLRQAGMSTDFLHGDYRRALDGKFTREEK; encoded by the coding sequence ATGTGGTTACTCGATCAGTGGGCGGAGCGCCATATTCTCGACGCTCAGGAAAAAGGCGAGTTCGACGATCTGCCGGGCCAGGGGCAACCGCTGGTGCTGGATGATGACAGTGCGGTGCCTGCAGAATTGCGTAGCGGGTTTCGCCTGCTGAAGAACGCCGGCTATTTGCCGCCGGAACTGGAAGATCGCAAAGAGGCGCTAACCCTTGCGAAACTGCTGCAGGAGATTGGCAGCCAGCATGCAGACTATGCCGAGCTCAGTAAACGGATGGCGCTGTTGGAGCACCGTTTGCGTCAGGCGGGAATGAGTACCGATTTCCTGCATGGCGACTATCGGCGTGCGCTTGACGGTAAATTCACTCGGGAGGAAAAGTAA
- the zntR gene encoding Zn(2+)-responsive transcriptional regulator, with protein sequence MFKIGQLAKLADVTPDTVRYYEKQGMMDHNVRTEGGYRLYSDQDLQRLRFIRYAKQLGFTLETIAELLSIRVDPEHHTCQESKSIVEARLGEVENKLTELMRMRESLKRLSDACCGTAHTSSYCSILEALEQGASEEKAKKGA encoded by the coding sequence ATGTTCAAAATTGGTCAGTTGGCCAAACTCGCGGACGTAACGCCGGACACGGTGCGTTACTACGAAAAGCAGGGCATGATGGATCACAATGTCCGCACAGAGGGTGGCTATCGGCTGTATAGCGATCAGGACCTGCAGCGCCTGCGTTTTATCCGCTATGCCAAACAACTTGGTTTCACTTTGGAAACTATCGCTGAACTGCTATCGATCCGAGTCGATCCTGAACATCATACCTGCCAGGAATCCAAATCGATCGTTGAAGCGCGGCTTGGTGAGGTAGAGAACAAGCTGACTGAGTTGATGCGGATGCGCGAATCGTTAAAGCGGTTGAGTGATGCCTGCTGTGGCACCGCCCATACCAGCAGCTATTGTTCAATTTTGGAAGCGCTGGAGCAGGGAGCCAGTGAAGAGAAGGCAAAAAAAGGCGCGTAA
- a CDS encoding alternative ribosome-rescue factor A, whose protein sequence is MTKYRHTKGQIQDNAIEALLHDPLFRQRIEKNSKGKGSYRRKDKHAKGGNWEASGKLSNDNLPLAFWF, encoded by the coding sequence GTGACTAAATACCGTCATACTAAAGGCCAGATACAGGACAACGCGATTGAAGCACTGCTGCATGATCCGTTATTCCGCCAACGGATAGAGAAAAATAGTAAAGGGAAAGGCAGCTATCGGCGTAAAGACAAACACGCAAAAGGCGGTAACTGGGAGGCCAGTGGCAAGTTATCTAACGATAATTTGCCACTGGCCTTCTGGTTTTAA
- the mscL gene encoding large-conductance mechanosensitive channel protein MscL: MSMLKEFREFAMRGNVVDLAVGVIIGAAFGKIVSSFVADIIMPPLGLLIGGVDFKQFHLVLREAQGTIPAVVMNYGSFIQTVFDFVIVAFAIFLAIKLMNKMRRKQAEEPAAPPAPTAEEKLLTEIRDLLSQQQQPKL; the protein is encoded by the coding sequence ATGAGTATGTTAAAAGAATTCCGCGAATTTGCCATGCGTGGCAACGTGGTTGATCTGGCAGTGGGTGTGATTATCGGTGCTGCTTTCGGTAAAATCGTATCGTCCTTCGTTGCAGATATCATCATGCCACCGCTGGGTTTACTGATTGGCGGCGTAGATTTCAAGCAATTCCACCTGGTACTGCGGGAAGCCCAGGGTACCATTCCAGCCGTGGTGATGAACTATGGTTCATTCATCCAGACCGTTTTTGATTTCGTTATCGTTGCCTTCGCTATTTTCCTGGCCATTAAATTAATGAACAAAATGCGTCGCAAGCAGGCAGAAGAGCCGGCAGCCCCGCCTGCGCCAACTGCTGAAGAAAAACTGCTTACTGAAATTCGTGATTTGTTGAGCCAGCAGCAACAGCCAAAACTATAA